The Silene latifolia isolate original U9 population chromosome Y, ASM4854445v1, whole genome shotgun sequence sequence ttttaggccctgcaaatgattacacagatgagaaccacaaccagtatcaagtacccaagttccgaaacttgcatgtttaatctcaatcatatgaatataagatgacataccaacaggagtgacgcggcctgcttttatgtcctcacggtacacgagacagttcctcctctaatgtccagtcttgtgacaatggtggcacactcaatgtcaccgccctttctctttgccttgccttgtgagccaatAGTCTCACCagacccactcttaccgtttcctggcttcttaaactttggcttacctatagataggtcgccgggagctttgcccttacccttattcttgttggaaatcatgagaacatcttgcttcatgctcccactcaatttcatatccttctcgttctgtatgagaagtgagtgtagctcatgaggacttttattcatgtcattcatgtagtaatttgccctgaaaagggcaaaaccatcatgaagtgaatgaagcatacggtcaatgactatgctctcactgattttgcaatcaagtgcctccaatttctcgacattctcaattatgttaagaatgtgtgggctaaccggttggctcttctggagtttcgcatcaaagaagcgacaggtatgctcataagtaacgattctcggtacttttgagaactcattagtgagcgtggttaaaatcttgtttgcaccttgggcaatgaagcgtctttgcaaattggtttccattgcaaagatgagtacgttctttatcgcacccgcttccatgacgaagtcactataagcaagtgacttgttaactcctgcattggggcctgggtttaccggtattggctcagttaagtacttgagcttaccgtcagcaatggcagcattccgcaatggtgcctcccagtccgcaatgttggacccatcatttttcagacgtgtgaactgattcatgtggtctaTGAAAGATTTcggccaggactcgcgtccaagtgtggcacttgacATTGGGatttcattatttccagccatttgttgtaacagtattatcaaaataaaacgtattctacactgcgaaaagaaaaataaatataataagcatactcatcgttatgatttaagtctaatgcattACTGTTATAAcacgaagactcaagcatttatacaattgacctccctcaagaattatataaatgatcccaagactcaattatctgtaaatttataagccaaccttttggctaattctacttttagaattcttggtcgataaatttctgtaaattctatctatagtccatcataatcacgagaaactcttcggattataatgttgaggtaaactaagtcaacacaaactacttacccaacgtagaaggggtcatatagagagtaaggtcctatatgcctaccgacgaagaagggattcatagttgtttgcccttataaagactagtctcaatttcagttttagaggaagatctcatcagctttattttaattcattttaagtgaactaatatctagcatgcgagaatgaataaactaagatgatggcttaaaatgtgtgacatctgtatgtctatgaaaactaacattcaatctatatgattcaattttcatgcattttagtaggtggtttggtttaggcggaatatgatgcactaactatcatgtgaatgaaaagcaataagaatgttaaaacgtaaaacaaaaataaagtcctagtgtggcctatctaccaaaatgaacataaatacaactttggaatccttcctaggacccgagaagcttgtcttgatgttccatctttgtccatgtagcgggagtgagcaatccaatctccatctttagtcttctttgaaaattacataaataagttacaaaataaacctatttacattctaatttcaaaaccataaaactaaagaaaattaaaggagattcgagatctcaaattacattaaaattatgtttccttcattacgaaaacataattaactaaggccacactaggtattacaaattacaaccgattgcaaaaatacgtaaattaaaccattcaacaaaacattcaactatataaaaatgcatcaactaataaattaaacattcaagacataattccttaattatgtagagtaatttatccaaaccacctatttaaatgatcaaattatgtgataaTTCCATAATTGctcacaataattttaatctcagtacatattaatcttgtaatatgaattaatctaacattattttaaacctttttaaaataattaggtatctttaatttgtgaactttttcacaactaacaatcatacattataaatttaatgtataatcaatattggccaaaaactaacaaaaaatTTTATAGCTCTcggcattttttttaaaaaaaacaaaaaaacataatttttttttatttttttcatctCGGCAACTAGAAAAAAAAACAGTTCCCTTTTTTTATGTTGCTCACGGCATTGTGCCAAAAAAAAACGGGTTTTTATCCTTTACAATACATTCGGCAtatcacaaaaataaaaaaaaaacaattttttttttcttttgcactCGGCATAATGCCCTAATAAccaaaaaaaatagaattttttTCTTGCTTCCGGCATTCatgcccaaaaaaaaaaacaaacaaatcttttgaaatgaacaaatttgtttaatgttgctactagaacaagattggcataatcatgaacatataaattaatgaaacatgattctaaacaacaatttaaaaccatatatgccaaaaactatatagcaaaaacaaatttaacatcatcaaataagacgatttccatttacatcttaatttaattcttattaaatcaaaacatctacaaatttattatattatcatcttaacctattaaaacaataatatgaataaatcaaatggaaacaaaaacatcaaaaccctcacaTGCAACGGTATACTTCCATCTCCAACGTTATACTTCCATCTCCATGTAGTCTTAAAATAGATTTGTGGGCATTTATGTTTTGAATTTGTTTCACCGTCTAGATAAAAAAAACGCTTTATATATAAAATATGGAGTTAATTTGCATAtttcataaaaaataaaaatatgcaAAATGTTAAAATAATGATATGAAATATATTAGGCCGTATTAGGCCGTCTTCTTATGGCTAATTTAGGCCCATTTGTGTTAGGGTTAATTTCCCTAGTCTTATGTATTATGTATTTAAGAAAGCCAAATGAATACAATATACACAATTCACATTTACCAAATAAACATTCTATTAACATGGTATCAGGTTACTTTTTTCGATCCCAAACCTAAAACACGCTTCCGCCTCTTTCTTCCCTAAGTCGTCCCCTATTTGCGTCATCATGACCAAATCAGACGGCGACTCTTCCGGCTCCACTACCACCATTGATGCCATGTCTCCTTTCTACCTTGGCAATCATGATATCCCAAATCTAACCCTCACGGACATTAAACTTGGTCCAGATAATTATGAAGAGTGGAGTCGGTCCATGAAGATGTCACTCAAATCCCGTCGCAAGTTTGGCTTTTGTGACGGCTCTGTTGACAAACCGACTAATTCGGTGCTTCTCGGGCAATGGGAGGTTATTCATTGTACCCTGGTCCAATGGATAATGCGCACTATCGATCCCTCTGTTAAAAGTAGTATTTCTTACTTTGAAGATGCCCGTCTCTTATGGGACGATTTGGCTGAAAGATTCTCCACGGTGGATGGTTCCAAGATTCATGGTCTTAAATCCGATCTCCATGACTGTAGGCAGGCGAAAGGTATGTCTGTAACTTCGTATTTTGGCAATTTAAAGGTTCTTTAGGATGCTATTGCCAATCATGAACCACCCTTTGCTTGTTCCTGTGCTGGTTGTACTTGCAGAATCACGAAGAACGCCCTTGCTCGACAAGATTCTGAGCGTCTTCACAAATTCCTTATGGGGTTGGATCATTCCATTTACGGGAATTTGTGCTCTCAATTACTGTCTCTGGATCCTCTGCCCACCCTTAATCGCGCCTTCCAATTAACTCTTCAAGAAGAACGTTTACAAGGGGGCTCTAGTTCGCCTACTGAACCGGCAGACGTTGCCGCCTTTGCGATTCACCATACCCCTAAATCTGCCGCCTCAGCTCCGGATTGGCGTGCTCTTCGTGACCTTGAGCGCCAGGAACGCAAGAAACTCACTTGTTCCCACTGCTCTTGTCCTGGTCACGAGGTAAGTTCGTGCTTTATTAAGTCACTAAAGTTCCCGGAGTGGTGGGGTGACCGTCCTCGCACGCTTGAGGACGTACGGTCTCGGTCTTGCTCTTCTACTGGCGCTGCTGCTTCCACTTTGGCTCGCGTTAATGCTGCAATTTCAGGGCCGTCTTCCTCCGCCGATGATCGTCTTTCTGGTATGTGTTCCGATTGGATTATTGACACAGGTGCTTCGCGACATGTCACAGGTGATCTAACGTGGCTCACTGACTCTCACCCCATACCGGCATGTCCCATTACTCTTCCTAACGGACAAACTGTTTCAGCCTCTATAGCTGGGACGGTTTGGTTATCGACTTCTTTAATACTCACTAGGGTGTTATATGTACCAAGCCTCACCTGCAATTTATTCTCTGTGTCTCAATTTGTTGCGGATACCGGTTGTGTGTTTAATTTTACTAACCACGCTTGTCATATTCAGGACCCTTCATTGAGGACGAGGATTGGAGCCGGTGAGCTTAAGGACGGTCTTTATCTTTTTCGTGTGGTGGGACGCCGAGCTGCGATTCATGTGGTGAGCGCTGCCGACTCGTTTGCTCTTTGGCACAAGCATTTAGGACATCCTTCAAATAAAGTAGTGCATTTACTACCCCAAGTTAGCAAGTTTCGTAATATTATTCATTCACCGTGTGATGTTTGCCATCAGGCCAAATAAAGTCGACATAGTTTTCCTTTGAGTACAAATAAATCGACGGATATTTTTTCTTTAAtacattgtgatttatggggtcCTTATCGTACTCCCTCTTCTTGTGGCGCTAAATATTTTTTAACCATTGTCGATGATTATTCGCGGGTTGTGTGGGTCTATCTTCTTTTCGACAAAACAGAGGTCACCACCATGTTTATGAATTTTATGGCTATGGTTAATACCCAGTTCCTGAAAACGGTTAAAATTGTTCGGTCCGACAATGGCAATGAGTTTAATTTCATGGCAGATTATTTTACTAAACACGGCATTATTTTTCAGACATCATGTGTGGGTACGCCTCAACAAAATGGGCGAGTAGAGCGCAAACATAGACACATATTGAATGTTGCCCGCGCACTTTTATTTCAGGCTCACCTTCCCGTGTTTTTTGGGGCGAATGTGTCTTAACCGCTGCTTATGTTATTAATCGCACACCGTCTCTTCTTCTCCAACATAAGACACCTTATGACCTCCTCTTTAATTCGCCCTCGTCTTACGATAATATGCGAGTATTTGGGTGTTTGTGTTTTGTTCACAATCAGAATACCAAAGGGGATAAATTTGCTCCGCGAAGTCGTAAGTGTGTCTTTGTTGGGTATCCGTATAATAAAAAGGGTTGGAAAGTGTTTGATATGGAGACCGGTAAAATCTTTGTCTCTCGAGATGTTTATTTCTATGAAAATTCTTTCCCTTATAGCGCTAATAGCACCTCTATTTCGAATGAAAATCCGGAGTTTGTTGCTATGGATATCCCGTTCCCTGACTCGCCACCTGTTCACTCTTCTCCGGACCCAATTTTTAGTGACACAGTTCCTGCCGGGGAGGGTACAGCTAATAATCTCAGCCATGAAGATGATGGTGGCGAAATGTTTCATGATACTGGTGTTCCTGGTTTTAATGAGGGGGCTGCTGATGATGTTTTGGTAGACACCGCTACAAATAACAGTAGTGTTGGTTCTAGTGAAGTGGGTGCGTCAGATAATAGGACCCTTGGCCGCGGACATCGGGTTAAAATTCCTTCCAGCCGTATTCGTGGTTTTTTGGTTGGCTCAGATGCGGATCCCACCACACCACCGTCCTCGCCGGATAGCTCACCATCGTCTCCTTCCTCTTCCTCAGGTACGCCTTATGCTCTTGCTAATTACCTCACTTATAATAAATTTTCTCGTACCCATCGTCACTTTATTGCAGCCATTATGGAGGGCATTGAGCCTCCTACCTTACGTATTGCCATGAATGATCCCAAGTGGTGCAAAGCTATGCAAGACGAGATTCACGCTCTTGAAAACAACAACACATGGGAATTGACCGAGTTGCCCGCCAACAAAAAGGCACTCGGGTGTAGATGGgtatataaaattaaatataagtcgAATGGTGACATTGAACGTTACAAGGCACGCCTTGTTATTTTTGGGAACCATCAGGTTGAAGGGATTGATTACGGTGAAACTTTTGCCCCGGTAGTGAAAATGGTTACGGTACGCACTTTACTTGCTGTTGCTGCTGTTCGCAAATGGGAGTTATATGCGCTTGCCACCCGGTTTTAGCAAAGGACATGACGGAAAGGTATGTAGGTTGCGGAAATCCTTATATGGACTTCGCCAGGCACCTCGGTGCTGGTTCGCCAAGCTCGGTACTGCGCTCCGCAAATATGGGTTTGTCCAATCCTACTCTGACTATTCTTTGTACAGTTATGTCAATAATACggtatgtgtaacacccccatattcaaaggagccttaactaggccttccttaggatataagggcgttaccatctcggttgcccgaggatagcaatattcaaatgccgataaaagaactattaagatatattacaagcgatttaaaccaaaatacaatataaaggtacaactcaaagactattcactatgaccgccatatctcgtgaggactcatccctgcccggactccgcctatcaacaacatcaacaccgctaagaccgatttgctcaccataagggatcacggcagacacataacaaacaaacaaccacacaaggacAAGACTCGGATAAGACACAAAGAATAACAACTACAACCAACAACACAATACGATGCTATCGGTCTCACACACACAAATCCACGACAATCCAACCAATCTCACACATCGACCGTCCACTAGACCATCCcgcccggtgggggaccgcagccgcacccaccaaatccccgctcatcataccgagcgataaccctgtccattaatgtacacatcccctcccgtggcgggttccacggagggcgaaactagggcgtgaagccactcccgcaagtgaccccactcagccgagacgcatctcgagaaccagagacaacaaccacaaccgcCATCACAGTCGTTGCCATACAATTACGACACTAAGCaaacaccaaacaatcacaacaactgacacgctagaccatctacagaaactgagtaggcgaacctacctttaagccaccgcaaccaatccatgccgacagataacatgtccaaataccaagcaacgcctataaccagaataccatcatctattactaacaggcaaaccctaactaaaagaacaaggacacggatgatgattatgacatacctattagggagaaaactcagcaagagaccgctacccgacaccagtgacgccctcctaaggttcaaggatcttcaaaaaggcttccatggaggttttgaggtgaaggggagggaaagaggcgactgaaggatagaaggaaagtggcggaagtgatttgcggatttaacaaaacgcgatataaaaccctcgctgaaaaccaggtactcgatcgagtacccaacatactcgatcgagtggccccctactcgatcgagtaacctagatactcgatcgagtagcctctactctatcgagtaacactcttaacacgcagcccaagatggttttggcacacttttctaagactactcccgctcccatggtcagtcaacgctggtcaaagggtccctaaaagggcgggtattacagtcttccccccttaaaaagaacttcgtccccgaagttcaactcaacTATCTCCCGCTCGCGGCACGAGAACAACACGACCTCACCACTCTTTCCGCTCAAACCATAACTccttggaaataccatcccccccccatgtcatcatcatcaccgtccacatGTATACCTATCGATTCTTACTACTGTCATGCAAGCGTTATCACCGTCAACCgttattctatatatatataaaacatcaaaCTCGCAATGCGAATCACCACCCACGATCACCCAACATGCAGTAACAAATATCAAACTatcaatctagaacatgtctcatatcaactttcatgtggtacaactaatgccaccatgttactcggCCACGTGATTAAAAAACGATTCATCGCACTATAACTATTTcttcatgaccgtctcttgaaacatacaaccacattcactttaaagaactaaagtaatCCGTTATACTTcagaaatttttgaaattaaagcaaaacataataccaacaacattataaacaagcaaaacattattcaaaaacagcctttttatttcgcgacattactcttcccctctaaaaaggaacttcgtccccgaagttcaccacccaatttcaacgcatattacttattatctgattcatgacatgggttaaaacatattatttattgtagacattactcgctaagcctaaactcgttaaattataaatcatacataactCTCCGGGACAACTAGTCGCCAACGATAAAGCACGTTAACATTGCACGCACAAATATATGAAgaaatgtaacttcaatgaatAAATGGTAAAATGACATATtgtaatattaaaacaacaagaaaccgtcaccacttcactaaTCGTTATCAAGATGTATATAAAATcgaaacttgacttccaacatatAAAATTAATGGTTCAAAGGTGTAACTACGCACTAATAgccacattaaacattaaacttgcaattataaaacaattggacattttaattttcgaaaacctcctgtaacagtgctactcgatcgagtatgtagcgatactcaatcgagtgccatgctactcgatcgagtgtcttggctactcgatcgagtagcctacaggtcagaatgctttttatcccgtcttcctgcagctactcgatagagtacgaggtactctatcgagtacctacaggccaagttccttataaaacctgtcataaactaacacacatatatatatagccGTCACATAACTTGGGTCGAGATGATTTCCCGATCCCAAAGTCAATCCTGCAACATAGGTAAGTaataaatccggccttatggccacaatACAAGTTCAAAATCAAGTCTCAACGAAATAACTACTAAAGCCTAGCAATACTTCTAACCACTAAtaccaactaccatcaacaaggataaaacaaggagtatcactcctcgtgctgctgctgctgctcaaacatcacctcatcatcaccaccaccagaagtacctgctcccgatgacccgatccccgcatccactcctgctcctgctcctaggcccacgtaccatggagtcaagccaccgtaagggaaggactgaggtgccccctacgtcgactgatccaccccgtaggaatggaaaacccctgagtagtccccaactccactccaccaaactggatgcggtccctcggtccctatcccctgagcgtacgccatctcgtgcatgttccggagtgtcaaggtagatgacactctatctgccaagtagctggaccgcgtctccggggtatcgaggtaagggtagcacggaaaaggatgttgctgctgttgtggtgctaccggctgtggcctagtctccgaggccctctccctcactcgacggggtcccctccccaatctgggtctctccaccaccgcaactcccgcattctcgcccttcgtcggctccggcatcacctctaggatggtgtcgtcgatgagatagATCTGCACCTGGCGTGgtctatcctcatcctcctcctcctcctcatcatcggagtccaccgccactaccgtcggctccaagggctccgtcgGTGGAAGGTACTGAGGagctggaattttcatccaactcatgccccacaccctccacgctaggctaccgtcagccaaggtcctcaaccatttcaggtcgagatagtagtcacgatccatggtaggcactagggtagctagaggcacgtactccgaagaagcctcaaaagaggttagcttttcagctaaccgagtggcgatagcgccacaactcgaATGcacgggaagaggaagaagccatcaaggcaagggaagcacaaaccatagaaggagcattaaagaccactttcctggcccgctccgggttgaggtaagacatcagaagtaagacCTCATAATTAatcaatttactgatatcctttctgtcatagaggaggttcgaaagagaacggagaaagaccctcaaggtaacatgctttgaacgtcattaatcggatgttgctcgaggtgggagcttgcttcccaatcaagcaaggcattaggcggcagacgccgcactcagctgggatGTCGGTGATAGAATTCTTGGGAggtttggccaacccaaggtgagaggcaaccAAATCCATAGTCAACAAAGTGgtgttcatcaatctaaactcaacacCGCCCGCCGGGTCATAGCTAAAAGggctcatgaactccaaagtaagaaaagggtaagtatgcttcctcagcctatacaaacccgtaaaacccaaggtctcgaatatgtgacggacatccgtctctatctctaaATCCTCCAACacagtagtgtctatacacctcgtaggtctcattttgcgtttttgtaaagctacaaaacgctccctctacttgaaatcaacaaaaacaactgaagggtattcgggaactgcgggtaccaaaggtccactcccctcccccatctcaggtgggttacccctcccccgtttactttggcggattccaaggttcagtctcggcatctgctttaggcatatgttcaagcaacttgtataaacatgcaaatatttatttcatgtaatttgaattcacatactcagctaagtacgcaatttcaccaacaaatttgacatgtgaagcacataattcatgctatTAACCTTGAATATCACACTATGTACACACATTCGTCAACGGTTTCCAAATTTTGACATACAAGCTCAGTTTACTACTACTCATAGGCCATAGTTGTGGAAGaatttatcatggtgattacgtatgctcaacaaattcgaatatcttagcatgattctaaggttattccaaacacacttctaatcacatgtgaggtattcttactagttcatggaCAAGAATGACTTagaacatatcattatcacccttcactattatgaacaacaactcaATTAGAATTTTCGACGGTCTTTTTTACAAATTGTGATAAtcttggcatattttcatcaattatcgtttctattatcatattgaagtttaacttatacttataatgtcattcacaacatcaattttccaattataaatcacgattttccatttgaggcacttttaagacggagttttaaggcaactttctaaggtgaaatcatcaaaatctatcctccaacatgacaTAAACAATatttaaggctcaattctaccatctaaccattgtaaaacaaccaaaaatcgatttcaattttcgaaaccctagaaatttcgatttcaaattttgcaatttctaatctaatttacagcaattagtcaccaacaaacatggaaagaaggcatgtgaatcatgtttcaacaattaaaagcaccaaattgatcataa is a genomic window containing:
- the LOC141632460 gene encoding uncharacterized protein LOC141632460, whose translation is MTKSDGDSSGSTTTIDAMSPFYLGNHDIPNLTLTDIKLGPDNYEEWSRSMKMSLKSRRKFGFCDGSVDKPTNSVLLGQWEVIHCTLVQWIMRTIDPSVKSSISYFEDARLLWDDLAERFSTVDGSKIHGLKSDLHDCRQAKGMSVTSITKNALARQDSERLHKFLMGLDHSIYGNLCSQLLSLDPLPTLNRAFQLTLQEERLQGGSSSPTEPADVAAFAIHHTPKSAASAPDWRALRDLERQERKKLTCSHCSCPGHEVSSCFIKSLKFPEWWGDRPRTLEDVRSRSCSSTGAAASTLARVNAAISGPSSSADDRLSGMCSDWIIDTGASRHVTGDLTWLTDSHPIPACPITLPNGQTVSASIAGTDPSLRTRIGAGELKDGLYLFRVVGRRAAIHVNTKGDKFAPRSRKCVFVGYPYNKKGWKVFDMETGKIFVSRDVYFYENSFPYSANSTSISNENPEFVAMDIPFPDSPPVHSSPDPIFSDTVPAGEGTANNLSHEDDGGEMFHDTGVPGFNEGAADDVLVDTATNNSSVGSSEVGASDNRTLGRGHRVKIPSSRIRGFLVGSDADPTTPPSSPDSSPSSPSSSSGTPYALANYLTYNKFSRTHRHFIAAIMEGIEPPTLRIAMNDPKWCKAMQDEIHALENNNTWELTELPANKKALGCRWVYKIKYKSNGDIERYKARLVIFGNHQVEGIDYGETFAPVVKMVTVRTLLAVAAVRKWELYALATRF